In the Brassica napus cultivar Da-Ae chromosome A7, Da-Ae, whole genome shotgun sequence genome, one interval contains:
- the LOC111199187 gene encoding uncharacterized protein LOC111199187 isoform X2, producing MGDGREGDWECLGCNNRNYAFRSFCNRCKQPRLFMDNNTSQNSKWLPRIGDWICTGCTNNNYASREKCKKCGQPKEVAASLQSHLSYFDQLGSLLPFSNQASALKEWRSGDWICTCGFHNYSSRIQCKKCNETAPLAFGTKRLASEVLAHEWDSKRLNQGYTSMQQQSSFPGISSGSFSNWQLPLLFQQQQLTPALLGKGAKQWRDGDWMCTNCKNHNYASRSECNRCKTKRDIIEQAVTPAQS from the exons ATGGGAGATGGAAGAGAAGGAGATTGGGAGTGTTTAGGTTGCAATAACAGGAACTACGCGTTTCGATCATTCTGCAACAGATGCAAGCAGCCTCGTCTTTTCATGGACAACAATACCTCTCAGAACTCCAAGTGGCTTCCTCGTATCGGTGATTGGATCTGCACTG GTTGCACTAACAACAATTATGCATCACGAGAAAAGTGTAAGAAGTGCGGACAACCAAAGGAAGTAGCAGCTTCTCTTCAGAGTCATCTCAGTTACTTCGACCAACTTGGTTCTTTACTCCCTTTCTCTAATCAAGCTTCGGCTCTTAAAGAGTGGAGGAGCGGTGACTGGATCTGCACATGTGGGTTTCACAACTATTCCTCTCGTATACAG TGCAAAAAGTGCAATGAAACAGCTCCACTAG CATTTGGAACGAAGAGATTAGCATCAGAAGTTTTGGCTCATGAATGGGATAGCAAAAGATTGAACCAAGGATAT ACAAGCATGCAACAACAGTCATCGTTTCCTGGTATAAGCTCAGGCAGTTTCTCAAACTGGCAACTTCCTCTCCTGTTTCAACAGCAACAGTTAACACCTGCTTTACTTGGAAAGGG AGCAAAACAATGGCGTGATGGAGACTGGATGTGCACAAACTGCAAGAATCACAATTATGCATCTCGATCAGAGTGCAATAG GTGCAAGACTAAACGAGATATCATTGAGCAAGCCGTAACTCCGGCACAATCTTGA
- the LOC111199187 gene encoding uncharacterized protein LOC111199187 isoform X1, whose amino-acid sequence MGDGREGDWECLGCNNRNYAFRSFCNRCKQPRLFMDNNTSQNSKWLPRIGDWICTGLRLRCFCVFCCIWNLLVCVRAFGCVCGDVAIGCTNNNYASREKCKKCGQPKEVAASLQSHLSYFDQLGSLLPFSNQASALKEWRSGDWICTCGFHNYSSRIQCKKCNETAPLAFGTKRLASEVLAHEWDSKRLNQGYTSMQQQSSFPGISSGSFSNWQLPLLFQQQQLTPALLGKGAKQWRDGDWMCTNCKNHNYASRSECNRCKTKRDIIEQAVTPAQS is encoded by the exons ATGGGAGATGGAAGAGAAGGAGATTGGGAGTGTTTAGGTTGCAATAACAGGAACTACGCGTTTCGATCATTCTGCAACAGATGCAAGCAGCCTCGTCTTTTCATGGACAACAATACCTCTCAGAACTCCAAGTGGCTTCCTCGTATCGGTGATTGGATCTGCACTG GCCTTAGGTTGAGATGTTTTTGTGTATTCTGTTGTATATGGAACTTGCTGGTGTGCGTGCGTGCGTTTGGGTGTGTGTGTGGTGACGTGGCAATAGGTTGCACTAACAACAATTATGCATCACGAGAAAAGTGTAAGAAGTGCGGACAACCAAAGGAAGTAGCAGCTTCTCTTCAGAGTCATCTCAGTTACTTCGACCAACTTGGTTCTTTACTCCCTTTCTCTAATCAAGCTTCGGCTCTTAAAGAGTGGAGGAGCGGTGACTGGATCTGCACATGTGGGTTTCACAACTATTCCTCTCGTATACAG TGCAAAAAGTGCAATGAAACAGCTCCACTAG CATTTGGAACGAAGAGATTAGCATCAGAAGTTTTGGCTCATGAATGGGATAGCAAAAGATTGAACCAAGGATAT ACAAGCATGCAACAACAGTCATCGTTTCCTGGTATAAGCTCAGGCAGTTTCTCAAACTGGCAACTTCCTCTCCTGTTTCAACAGCAACAGTTAACACCTGCTTTACTTGGAAAGGG AGCAAAACAATGGCGTGATGGAGACTGGATGTGCACAAACTGCAAGAATCACAATTATGCATCTCGATCAGAGTGCAATAG GTGCAAGACTAAACGAGATATCATTGAGCAAGCCGTAACTCCGGCACAATCTTGA
- the LOC111199188 gene encoding uncharacterized protein LOC111199188 — protein MKTLHFLAPSSAKPTIIINPKQQSYGAITQTQFVLRRQERRSLSINCSNSGNNNSSEEKVSQPLDGVEIRFKRGSRRRMREEGSGEGQNGKKAEKTVQKTWEEMTLNEKALELYVGEKGLLFWLNKLAYASIYIVIGGWILFRFVGPALNLYQLDTPPLDPKNILKG, from the coding sequence atgaaaactcttCACTTCTTAGCTCCCAGTTCAGCTAAACCAACTATCATCATCAATCCGAAGCAACAATCTTACGGAGCAATAACGCAGACCCAGTTCGTGTTGCGTCGTCAAGAAAGACGATCTCTCTCGATAAACTGCTCAAACAGTGGCAACAACAACAGCAGTGAAGAGAAGGTCTCTCAGCCGTTGGATGGAGTGGAGATAAGGTTCAAACGAGGGTCAAGAAGGAGAATGAGGGAAGAAGGTTCAGGTGAAGGGCAAAACGGGAAGAAAGCTGAGAAAACTGTTCAGAAGACATGGGAAGAGATGACACTGAATGAGAAAGCGTTGGAGCTTTATGTTGGAGAGAAAGGTTTGTTGTTTTGGCTGAACAAATTGGCTTATGCGTCAATCTACATTGTGATTGGTGGTTGGATTCTTTTCCGGTTTGTTGGACCGGCTTTGAATCTTTATCAGCTTGATACACCTCCTCTTGATCCTAAAAACATCTTGAAGGGCTAA